A single region of the Podospora pseudopauciseta strain CBS 411.78 chromosome 1, whole genome shotgun sequence genome encodes:
- a CDS encoding hypothetical protein (COG:D; EggNog:ENOG503NWUS), with protein MASRNRPRPIRRPLINKDAGGFDQCWATLQSAMTDIHNKNASKLSFENLYRASYKITLVKRGEELFEKVKEFETEWFHKHIIPGVDELVRNNLPSIALIQLATSSSHERREAGERLLRGIRKIWEDHNTSMNLIADMLMYLERSCVETKQASVYATTIGLFRDHILKYGLKDVDGSDQPFIIMDVVIAVVLDLINMDRDGDIVDRNLLRDITGMLEQLYETDEEKENEKLYTTIFEPRFLAASEVFYKAECEKLLRESDAGSWLRHTRRRLLEEEERCVTSISNSTKDNIAAVLEKELILAKMDEFLAMEGSGLKAMVDNDREEDLGILYQLISRIDKSKNTLKTSLMGRVMELGLEIEQTLKNTDFSAPAAAGAAGEGEEGAEGADKPKALSPVAQQTAAAIKWVDDVLKLKGKFDSMLENCFSNDLIIQSAITKSFADFINMFDRGAEFVSLFIDDSLKRGLKGKSDEDAEVVLQKAIILVRYLSDRDLFERYYQKHLGRRLLHNKSEIHIEKELVRRMRAELGNHFTAKFEGMFKDMELSKDLSTNYKDHIRNLGDDDRKSTELAIHVLTTNFWPTDVMGRGVLQDGDASRSDCIFPPSIKRLQESFYKFYCQDRSGRVLTWVPSTGSADIKCFFPKVPGKESGPLSKERRYELNVSTYGMVVLMLFNDLANDESLSFEEIQLKTNIPIPDLTKTLTSLSVPPKFRVLAKEPLTKSVKPTDKFSFNAQFVSKQIKIRVPVISSTSKVEGTEERKETERKNDQTRAHVVDAAIVRIMKQRKELSHTQLTTEVISQLSGRFKPEISLIKKRIEDLLAREYLERMEGDTAAYRYLA; from the exons ATGGCTTCCAGGAATAGGCCGAGGCCAATACGAAGG CCCCTGATCAACAAGGACGCCGGTGGGTTTGATCAATGCTGGGCAACCCTCCAGAGTGCCATGACCGACATACACAACAAAAATGCGAGCAAGCTTTCCTTCGAAAACCTCTACCGAGCCTCATACAAGATCACACTGGTCAAGCGCGGCGAGGAGCTCTTTGAAAAGGTTAAAGAATTCGAGACGGAATGGTTCCACAAGCACATCATTCCCGGTGTCGACGAGCTGGTTAGGAACAATTTACCGAGCATCGCCTTGATACAATTGGCGACGTCAAGCTCCCACGAACGCCGCGAGGCTGGTGAGAGACTTCTTCGCGGAATTCGCAAGATTTGGGAGGACCATAACACATCAATGAACCTGATCGCGGATATGCTGATGTACCTGGAGAGGTCCTGTGTGGAAACCAAGCAAGCATCAGTATACGCAACAACGATCGGCCTTTTCCGAGATCATATCCTCAAGTATGGCCTAAAGGATGTTGACGGGTCGGATCAGCCATTCATCATTATGGACGTGGTCATTGCTGTCGTTCTCGACCTCATCAATATGGATAGAGATGGGGATATCGTCGACCGCAACCTTCTGCGTGACATAACCGGCATGCTAGAGCAGTTGTATGAGACGgacgaagagaaggaaaacgAGAAGCTGTACACGACAATATTCGAGCCACGCTTCCTTGCCGCCAGCGAGGTCTTCTACAAAGCCGAATGTGAGAAGTTGCTCCGAGAGTCCGACGCCGGTTCGTGGTTGCGCCACACACGACGACGCCTGctcgaagaggaagagaggtgTGTTACTTCGATTTCGAATTCCACAAAAGACAATATCGCAGCGGTCTTGGAAAAAGAGTTGATACTGGCCAAGATGGATGAATTCCTGGCGATGGAAGGGAGCGGGTTGAAGGCGATGGTGGACAATGACCGAGAAGAAGACCTTGGAATCCTGTATCAGCTGATTTCAAGGATCGACAAATCGAAGAATACCCTCAAAACGAGTTTGATGGGCCGGGTCATGGAACTGGGCCTTGAAATTGAGCAGACACTCAAGAACACAGACTTCTCTGCACCAGCAGCGGCcggtgctgctggggagggcgaggagggggccgAGGGGGCCGACAAACCCAAGGCTTTGAGTCCAGTGGCACAGCAAACAGCCGCTGCCATCAAATGGGTTGACGACGtcctcaagctcaagggCAAGTTTGACTCAATGCTGGAAAATTGTTTCAGCAACGATCTTATCATCCAGTCGGCTATTACGAAGAGCTTTGCAGACTTCATCAACATGTTTGATCGAGGTGCCGAGTTTGTTTCGCTGTTCATTGACGATAGTCTCAAACGAGGATTGAAAGGCAAATCTGACGAGGATGCGGAGGTTGTTCTACAAAAGGCCATTATTCTGGTCAGGTATCTTTCGGACCGTGACTTATTCGAGCGCTACTATCAAAAGCACCTAGGTCGCAGGTTACTGCACAACAAATCCGAAATCCACATCGAAAAGGAGCTCGTCCGACGAATGCGGGCTGAGTTGGGCAATCATTTCACTGCCAAATTCGAAGGCATGTTCAAGGACATGGAGCTCTCCAAAGATCTGTCAACCAACTACAAGGACCACATTCGCAATCTTGGGGACGATGATAGGAAGTCTACTGAACTTGCTATTCATGTTCTCACCACAAACTTCTGGCCTACTGATGTCATGGGGCGCGGTGTCCTCCAAGATGGCGATGCATCGCGGTCGGACTGTATCTTCCCACCATCTATCAAACGACTGCAAGAGAGTTTCTACAAATTCTACTGCCAGGATCGCAGCGGGAGAGTTCTCACCTGGGTACCTTCCACCGGCAGCGCAGACATCAAATGTTTCTTTCCCAAGGTTCCTGGCAAAGAGTCCGGGCCGTTGAGCAAAGAAAGGCGCTATGAGCTTAATGTCTCCACTTACGGAATGGTTGTTCTCATGCTTTTCAACGATCTGGCCAATGACGAGAGTCTCAGCTTCGAAGAGATCCAGCTGAAGACGAACATTCCCATCCCGGATCTGACCAAAACCTTGACTTCACTCTCGGTTCCGCCAAAATTCAGGGTTCTCGCCAAGGAGCCTCTGACAAAGTCCGTGAAGCCCACAGACAAGTTTTCTTTCAATGCTCAGTTCGTCAGCAAGCAAATCAAGATCAGGGTGCCTGTTATCAGCAGCACATCCAAGGTTGAGGGCACGGAGGAGCGCAAGGAGACGGAGAGGAAGAACGATCAGACGCGGGCTCACGTTGTGGATGCTGCTATTGTCAGAATCATGAA ACAACGCAAGGAGCTCAGCCATACTCAGCTCACAACCGAGGTCATCAGCCAGCTCTCTGGTCGGTTCAAGCCTGAGATTTCTCTCATTAAGAAGCGGATCGAGGACTTGCTTGCGCGAGAATACTTGGAGCGGATGGAGGGCGATACGGCTGCCTATCGCTATCTGGCGTGA
- a CDS encoding hypothetical protein (COG:S; BUSCO:EOG092658X5; EggNog:ENOG503P5EI): protein MASKRLLTTSISTLTRLTTQPISRSALPRQLLSSQLQPLRFAHNIPRPRASPIPSTPSSSTPSTPSTTPPSSPSTKPPQPSYELTFTCVPCNTRSRHTVSKQGYHHGSVLIACPGCKNRHVISDHLKIFGDKALTVEDILKSKGELVKKGTLGEDGDLEFWEDGSTTVRDHEALAKEAEERERRKKEVEEREREMVAGSTFTSVKSEGKE from the coding sequence ATGGCCTCCAAAcgcctcctcaccacctcaatatccaccctcacccgactcaccacccaaccaatATCACGATCAGCACTcccccgccagctcctcaGTTCTCAATTACAACCCCTCCGTTTCGCCCACAACATCCCCCGACCACGAGCCAGTCCCAtaccatccaccccctcctcctcgaccccatcaacaccctccacaacccccccatcctccccctcaaccaagccaccccaaccctcctACGAGTTAACCTTCACCTGCGTCCCCTGCAACACCCGCTCCCGCCACACAGTCTCCAAACAAGGCTACCACCACGGCTCCGTCCTCATCGCCTGCCCCGGCTGCAAAAACCGCCACGTCATCTCCGACCACCTCAAGATCTTCGGCGACAAGGCCCTCACTGTCGAGGACATCCTAAAGTCCAAAGGTGAGCTGGTAAAAAAGGGTACACtgggcgaggatggcgacCTAGAGTTCTGGGAGGATGGCTCCACCACCGTGAGGGATCACGAAGCGCTCGCtaaggaggcggaggagagggaacggaggaaaaaggaggttgaagagagggaaagagagaTGGTGGCGGGGAGTACGTTTACGAGTGTTAAGTCGGAGGGCAAGGAATag